Sequence from the Penaeus vannamei isolate JL-2024 chromosome 16, ASM4276789v1, whole genome shotgun sequence genome:
agagagagagagagagagagagagagagagagagagagagagagagagagagagagagagagagagagagagagagagagagagagagagagtaatggataCAGATACATGAGAATGACATTGTATGATTTTAAAGGTTACAATTTAAGGGATCACTCCATGTGACTCGAGTGTGCATAAACAACCCATCAAGCAATTGGGGcatttgccattcataaattcaaTAAGGAAACCGCAAAGACAATGAATCACATGAGAAAACCTTacgatttacatttacagataatATCACATGTGCTTCGTACTTTACCctcttaatataatatattttacatttgtaaatttaacgaaacatatatatttacatacgcattTTTTGCTTAAAACTAATTTGAGATTAAATGTTGTCATCAATTTTGGGCTATCGTGATTGGGCTAAATGTTCCAGTTATACCATTTCCAATTCTTCTTTTAAAGGAAAATGTCACATATTTCAAGGAATAATATTGGCATTCCGCAAACTTTTTAATATAACTTTAATGGTTGATCTTAGTAGCCAGAGAATTTATTTGCGAAATACCAGGCACCAATCACAGGCTTCCATACAGACAAGAGCATTTCAAACACGAAGTACTGGATACTACACATATATTGCCAGAGAAAAATCAATCCATGCACCATAGGAGTGTGCCGGTTGAAAATGCCGCAACTGTACGCGTACATATTACATTTCGtgatgttatttttactattattcaaGTTCAACCAACAACAGAATTATTCTAAGGAACATGTCTCCCCTTTCAGTGGACATTCAGCTACCATGTGATCCTATAAACATTCGGGAACAAGGTGAACAAGAGAAGAGGAACCAGGAAGTATGCGataacaagaaacaagaagaacaCAAGAACAAGGATGACAAATGTAACAGAACAAAATGTCAAACGTCTGTGGCAACTGAGGAAAAACCAGATCGAGAACAAGgactggaggagaaggagggtaaggaaaaAGAGACTCAGGAAAGTGACGTCCTCAACGTCCTGGAGTGTGACGTCCGAGGAGCAGTGATCGCGGACAAGGGCGAGGGCGCCGTCCTGACCTCGTGGACGGCGGAGTACCTGGGCAAAAAGGGAGACAATTATCTAAGTTGCGTGAAGCGCGTGAAGGCCCAGGTGATGATTGAAGAGTGCGAGGAACAGCTGACATACGTGGCCAAAGTCAAGATGCTCTTTTCCGACACCTACAAGGAGTTTTCCAACATGTCCTTCTTCAAAGAGCACGAATTTTACACGAAGCTTTTGCCGGAACTGAACAGCGTGTTAGCGGAAGCAGGACTGGACCCTCTGCGAATCCCCAAATTCTACCACTACAGCAAGTGCGAAGAGCGAGAGATCCTCATCCTGGAGGACCTCACAGCTCGGGGTTTCCGGATGGCCGACCGCAAGAAGGGGCTGGACTTCGCTCACGCCGTGCTTGTCCTGCAGGAGTTAGCGAGAATTCACGCTTCTTCAGTCCTGCTGCAGCGGAAACACTCAGTCGAAGACCTTAGGGTCAGGCACAAGTTCCTGGCGCTTGACTggacaaacaacagcaaaataccaAGAGAAGACATGGCTGTTGCTATA
This genomic interval carries:
- the LOC113808861 gene encoding uncharacterized protein, producing the protein MDIQLPCDPINIREQGEQEKRNQEVCDNKKQEEHKNKDDKCNRTKCQTSVATEEKPDREQGLEEKEGKEKETQESDVLNVLECDVRGAVIADKGEGAVLTSWTAEYLGKKGDNYLSCVKRVKAQVMIEECEEQLTYVAKVKMLFSDTYKEFSNMSFFKEHEFYTKLLPELNSVLAEAGLDPLRIPKFYHYSKCEEREILILEDLTARGFRMADRKKGLDFAHAVLVLQELARIHASSVLLQRKHSVEDLRVRHKFLALDWTNNSKIPREDMAVAISGDLLAATAIAENSKGYEDMARWLRELGPRGVDVFDEQLETRPPFAMLGHGDCWTNNFVFRYDDGGHPVEVMLLDLQLCRQGSPALDLQTLMYSSINGALRWNSLPHFLQTYTSSFDATVEAGGIPPLFTVEELTEEYNARSMYGVLMASMYIPLMVVDSEDAPDFTKVDDEKEFYADRAEEVARSMDDNPLLRETMCSAFDEWIDMGLIS